One segment of Chryseobacterium viscerum DNA contains the following:
- a CDS encoding thioredoxin family protein, whose product MKKILSIVLLFLLNFSFAQVKWMTIEEALKAQKENPKKILIDFYADWCGPCKIMDKKTYGHSVIAQNLNENYYPVKFNAEEKKSIEIFGRTFSNPNTEHRKGKNSLHEFTQYMNVGAVPSTVFLDEHGDPITILQGELSAKELEPYLELISKDLFKKIKTREQWEDYQKKFKSKIKD is encoded by the coding sequence ATGAAGAAAATTTTAAGCATAGTACTCTTATTTTTATTAAATTTTAGTTTTGCTCAGGTAAAGTGGATGACCATTGAAGAAGCCTTAAAAGCTCAAAAGGAAAATCCAAAAAAAATACTTATTGATTTTTATGCAGACTGGTGCGGTCCATGCAAAATTATGGACAAAAAAACTTACGGACATTCTGTGATTGCTCAGAATCTGAACGAAAATTATTATCCTGTAAAGTTTAATGCAGAAGAAAAAAAGAGTATTGAGATCTTTGGAAGAACATTTTCAAACCCTAATACAGAGCACAGAAAAGGAAAAAATTCACTGCATGAATTTACACAGTATATGAATGTAGGTGCTGTTCCAAGTACTGTATTTCTGGATGAACACGGAGATCCTATTACCATTCTTCAGGGAGAATTATCAGCCAAAGAACTGGAACCCTATCTGGAACTGATCTCAAAAGATTTGTTCAAAAAGATTAAAACCAGAGAACAATGGGAAGACTACCAGAAAAAGTTCAAATCTAAAATCAAAGATTAA
- the recG gene encoding ATP-dependent DNA helicase RecG — protein MNLETSIEYVKGIGPERAKLIKSVLGLTTVEDMLNFYPIRYLDKSKIYKVSQLQEESSQEIQLRGRITHVQEIQTGKTKRLSAKFNDETGSMDLVWFQYSKWLKEQLPINKDVYIFGKINVFNRQFSMPHPEIEAEENKEGDTRLKPIYPSSEKLTKRGLSQRFFQNALRNICKEIPNLIEENFPEYLMKTFKFMSRQHAFLNVHFPKDKEHFDKADYRLKFEESFFFQLGYGLKKLHHKTQSHGNPFPIIGDHFNNFYEKHLPFELTNAQKRVLKEIRLDMKRPIQMNRLLQGDVGSGKTMVALLTMLIAMDNGFQSCLMAPTEILAQQHYNGIKELLEKTEINIRILTGSTKASERRIIHEELENGSLSILVGTHAVLEDKVKFKNLGLAIIDEQHRFGVAQRAKLWAKNKIPPHILVMTATPIPRTLAMSFYSDLDVSVIDEMPVGRKPIITAHRREKDRLYVYNFCKDEIKKGRQVYFVYPLIEESETLDYKNLAEGLEHVMDYFSEYNVTMLHGKMKPDEKDAAMAYFASGKAEIMVATTVIEVGVNVPNASVMVIESSERFGLSQLHQLRGRVGRGAEQSYCILMTSDKLSKESRTRIRTMTETNDGFKISEVDMQLRGPGDILGTQQSGVVDFKRLDLINDSVIIKTTKNTVEKILEADPMLSRPDNLIIKNYYIRYYKGKNKWSKIS, from the coding sequence ATGAATCTCGAAACCTCCATAGAATACGTAAAAGGAATAGGTCCGGAAAGAGCCAAACTCATTAAAAGTGTATTGGGCCTAACCACTGTTGAAGATATGCTGAACTTCTACCCTATCCGTTATCTGGATAAAAGTAAAATTTATAAAGTTTCTCAGCTTCAGGAAGAAAGCAGCCAGGAAATACAATTGAGAGGAAGAATCACCCATGTTCAGGAAATCCAGACCGGGAAGACTAAAAGATTATCTGCGAAATTCAATGATGAAACAGGCAGTATGGATCTGGTATGGTTCCAGTATTCTAAATGGCTGAAAGAGCAGCTTCCTATTAACAAAGACGTTTATATTTTTGGGAAAATCAATGTTTTCAACCGTCAGTTTTCTATGCCGCATCCGGAAATAGAAGCTGAGGAAAATAAAGAAGGAGATACAAGGCTTAAACCTATCTATCCGAGTTCAGAAAAGCTGACTAAAAGGGGATTAAGTCAAAGATTTTTCCAGAATGCCCTGAGAAATATCTGCAAAGAAATTCCGAATCTTATTGAAGAGAATTTTCCGGAATACCTGATGAAAACCTTCAAGTTCATGTCCAGACAGCACGCTTTTTTGAATGTTCATTTCCCAAAGGATAAAGAGCATTTTGATAAGGCTGATTACAGGCTGAAATTTGAAGAATCATTTTTCTTTCAGTTAGGATATGGATTAAAAAAACTCCATCATAAAACACAGTCTCACGGCAATCCTTTCCCTATTATTGGGGACCACTTCAACAATTTTTATGAAAAACACCTTCCTTTTGAGCTTACCAATGCACAGAAAAGAGTATTAAAGGAAATCCGTCTTGATATGAAAAGGCCAATTCAAATGAACAGGCTTTTACAAGGTGATGTAGGATCAGGGAAAACGATGGTGGCATTGTTAACCATGCTTATTGCTATGGACAACGGTTTTCAGAGCTGTCTGATGGCTCCAACGGAAATTCTTGCTCAGCAGCACTATAACGGAATCAAAGAACTCTTAGAAAAAACAGAAATCAATATCCGTATTCTGACTGGTTCTACCAAAGCGTCAGAAAGGAGAATTATACATGAAGAACTGGAAAACGGTTCGCTTTCAATTTTGGTAGGAACTCATGCTGTTTTGGAAGATAAGGTTAAATTTAAAAATCTGGGATTAGCCATCATTGATGAGCAGCATAGATTTGGAGTTGCTCAACGGGCTAAACTTTGGGCTAAAAATAAAATTCCGCCCCATATTCTGGTAATGACTGCTACTCCTATTCCAAGGACTCTGGCAATGAGTTTTTATTCAGATCTGGATGTTTCCGTGATTGATGAAATGCCGGTGGGAAGAAAACCTATCATTACTGCTCACAGACGTGAAAAAGACAGACTATATGTTTATAATTTCTGTAAAGACGAAATTAAGAAAGGCCGGCAGGTCTATTTTGTATATCCACTTATTGAGGAATCAGAAACCTTAGATTACAAAAATCTGGCGGAAGGTTTGGAACATGTCATGGATTATTTCTCAGAATACAATGTGACCATGCTTCATGGAAAGATGAAACCGGATGAAAAAGACGCTGCAATGGCCTATTTCGCTTCGGGGAAAGCTGAAATTATGGTGGCAACTACAGTAATTGAAGTAGGCGTAAATGTACCCAATGCTTCTGTAATGGTCATTGAAAGTTCAGAAAGATTCGGACTTTCCCAGCTGCATCAGTTGAGAGGACGTGTAGGAAGAGGTGCTGAACAGAGTTACTGTATCCTGATGACTTCAGATAAATTGTCTAAGGAAAGCAGAACGCGTATCAGGACAATGACTGAAACCAATGATGGCTTTAAAATTTCTGAAGTGGATATGCAGCTCCGTGGCCCGGGAGATATTCTGGGTACCCAGCAAAGTGGTGTGGTAGATTTTAAGAGATTAGACCTGATAAATGATTCGGTGATCATCAAAACGACAAAAAATACGGTAGAAAAAATTCTGGAAGCTGATCCGATGCTGTCCAGACCTGATAACCTGATCATTAAAAACTATTATATCAGATACTACAAAGGAAAAAACAAATGGAGTAAAATTTCATAA
- a CDS encoding response regulator encodes MNKEFLNVIVADNDENTLIFFKNILKELKISIKVQCFCNGKDMMLYLNNDDAVVPEIVFIKYTIPGKDSMECLEEIEANSKFNNMVTTIFSEPIPENEIEDIFVKGANIFMKKPESFESLKKVLTEVITINWQYHTSGLNKDHFILKV; translated from the coding sequence ATGAATAAAGAATTTCTGAACGTAATAGTAGCAGATAACGATGAAAACACCTTGATTTTTTTTAAAAATATTTTGAAAGAGTTGAAAATCTCTATAAAAGTTCAATGTTTCTGTAACGGAAAAGATATGATGCTATATCTTAATAATGATGATGCCGTAGTGCCGGAAATTGTTTTCATAAAATACACTATCCCTGGAAAAGACAGTATGGAATGCCTGGAAGAAATTGAAGCAAATTCAAAATTCAATAACATGGTAACCACCATATTTTCGGAACCGATTCCGGAAAATGAAATTGAAGATATCTTTGTAAAAGGAGCCAATATTTTCATGAAAAAACCAGAGTCTTTTGAGAGTCTGAAAAAGGTGCTTACAGAAGTTATTACAATCAATTGGCAGTATCATACTTCAGGATTGAATAAAGACCATTTTATTCTTAAAGTGTGA
- a CDS encoding helix-turn-helix domain-containing protein, giving the protein MKMYVKFDFNALCKKVLDEKLKEHGLKYRLLNFGEVEFYEPLTQEQHSLFKKNLEDYGIEIIESQKTALVQKIKDVIVELVFSDEIIPVKASIYISEKLNHSYGYLSNLFSEVAYTSIENFIILQKIEHAKALIIRNKQSLTEIAHKLNYSSVAHLSTQFKNTTGITPSQFQKIIGKRRRAQSTVINPKMQYE; this is encoded by the coding sequence ATGAAAATGTATGTTAAATTTGATTTCAATGCCCTTTGCAAGAAGGTATTGGACGAAAAACTTAAAGAACACGGGCTGAAGTACAGGTTGCTGAACTTCGGTGAAGTGGAATTTTATGAGCCCCTTACACAAGAACAGCACAGTCTTTTTAAGAAAAATCTTGAAGATTATGGTATAGAAATCATAGAAAGTCAAAAGACTGCGTTGGTACAGAAAATAAAAGATGTTATCGTAGAACTGGTCTTTTCTGATGAGATCATACCGGTAAAAGCATCCATATATATTTCTGAGAAACTGAATCACAGCTATGGATATCTTTCCAACCTATTTTCCGAAGTTGCTTATACATCTATTGAGAATTTTATTATTCTGCAAAAGATAGAGCACGCGAAAGCCCTGATCATAAGAAATAAACAAAGCCTTACAGAAATAGCCCATAAGCTGAATTACTCCAGTGTGGCGCATTTGAGCACCCAGTTTAAAAATACAACAGGAATCACTCCCTCCCAGTTCCAAAAAATTATTGGAAAACGGAGAAGAGCTCAAAGCACGGTAATAAACCCTAAAATGCAGTATGAATAA
- a CDS encoding GNAT family N-acetyltransferase has translation MKLRQATAVDIPLIQDLARRSWENAYADILSKEQMEFMLSEMYSETEILNHLENPHYHYYLIQDENNDSYEGFIGYEHHYEEKTTKLHRIYLVPESKGKGFGKKALHFLHEKVSESGNERIILNVNKNNSARNFYESQGYKVYGEGVFDIGNGFVMDDYMMEFLIHS, from the coding sequence ATGAAATTAAGACAGGCAACAGCTGTGGATATTCCTTTAATTCAGGATCTGGCAAGAAGATCATGGGAAAATGCCTATGCAGACATTCTTTCGAAAGAACAGATGGAATTTATGCTTTCCGAAATGTATTCTGAAACAGAAATTCTGAACCACCTTGAAAATCCTCATTACCATTATTATCTTATTCAGGATGAAAATAATGACTCTTACGAGGGGTTTATAGGATATGAACATCATTACGAAGAGAAAACAACTAAGCTGCACCGTATTTATCTTGTTCCGGAAAGTAAAGGAAAAGGATTCGGTAAAAAAGCACTTCATTTTCTGCATGAGAAAGTTTCTGAAAGTGGAAATGAAAGAATTATTTTGAATGTAAATAAAAATAATTCTGCCCGAAATTTCTACGAATCCCAAGGATACAAGGTTTATGGGGAAGGTGTTTTTGATATTGGAAATGGATTTGTGATGGATGATTATATGATGGAGTTTCTAATTCACTCATGA
- the dapA gene encoding 4-hydroxy-tetrahydrodipicolinate synthase: MSILKGVGVALVTPFNEDLSVDFDSLTKLVEYNVENGTNYLVVLGTTAEAATLSAEEKKQVIEHIIKVNNKRLPLVLGIGGNDTLDVKKQIEEADLSAFEAVLSVSPYYNKPNQEGLYQHYKMLASTGKNIIIYNVPSRTGQNVEADTTLRLAKEFPNLFLIKEASPNILQYFDILRKKPEGFSLVSGDDEYTLPVTLAGGDGVISVIGQAYPKEFSTMVQLAFEGKVKEAYAIHNKLVDITRLIFAEGNPCGIKVILAEKGIIKNFLRLPLVAASEGLHAKIKAEMANI, translated from the coding sequence ATGAGCATTTTAAAAGGAGTAGGTGTTGCATTGGTAACGCCCTTTAATGAAGATTTATCCGTTGACTTCGACAGTTTAACAAAACTTGTTGAATACAATGTCGAAAACGGAACCAATTATTTGGTAGTATTGGGTACTACGGCAGAAGCCGCAACGCTTTCTGCAGAAGAGAAGAAACAGGTAATTGAGCATATCATTAAGGTGAATAATAAACGTCTTCCTTTAGTTTTGGGAATTGGCGGCAACGATACTCTTGACGTTAAGAAACAGATTGAAGAAGCAGATCTTTCTGCATTTGAAGCAGTACTTTCAGTATCTCCCTATTACAATAAACCGAATCAGGAAGGTCTTTACCAACATTATAAAATGTTAGCTTCCACAGGGAAGAATATTATTATTTATAATGTTCCTTCAAGAACCGGGCAGAATGTAGAGGCAGATACCACTCTTCGTCTTGCCAAAGAATTTCCTAATTTATTCCTGATTAAGGAAGCTTCACCCAATATTTTACAGTATTTTGATATTCTGAGAAAGAAACCTGAAGGATTTTCATTGGTTTCCGGAGATGATGAATATACATTACCGGTAACATTGGCAGGTGGAGATGGTGTGATTTCCGTAATCGGACAGGCATATCCTAAAGAATTTTCTACCATGGTACAGTTAGCTTTTGAAGGAAAAGTGAAAGAAGCTTATGCAATTCACAATAAACTGGTAGATATTACCCGCTTGATTTTTGCAGAAGGAAACCCTTGCGGTATTAAAGTAATACTGGCTGAAAAAGGAATCATTAAAAACTTCTTAAGACTTCCTTTAGTGGCTGCTTCAGAAGGCCTTCATGCAAAAATTAAAGCTGAAATGGCCAACATTTAA
- a CDS encoding 5'-nucleotidase C-terminal domain-containing protein, with protein sequence MKNKFLLIGIALAALTACKTASTLQLADVKSQKNISINNELKNDEEFVKFIEPYKQKLDKEMNQKISHTNVDLTKQGDNSNLGNLLADYTFEGGNEWIKTHLKQNVDAALINIGGIRTTIGKGDILLKNVFEVMPFENEVVIVKMKGADLQGLFEYYAKTQVNNPVSHLYIETKNGQIIKSLINGKEVDPAKDYYVATSDYLALGGDNMKFFAKGESISTGIKMRDLFIDYFKKTPEVVVNSDVRLNFIGKK encoded by the coding sequence ATGAAAAATAAATTCTTGTTAATAGGAATTGCCCTGGCAGCCCTTACAGCATGCAAAACAGCTTCTACGCTGCAACTTGCGGATGTAAAATCCCAGAAAAATATTTCTATTAATAATGAGCTAAAAAATGATGAGGAGTTTGTAAAATTTATTGAGCCTTATAAGCAAAAACTGGATAAAGAAATGAACCAGAAGATCTCTCATACGAATGTGGATCTTACAAAGCAGGGCGATAACAGCAATCTGGGTAATCTTTTAGCTGACTATACGTTTGAAGGAGGTAATGAGTGGATAAAAACTCATCTTAAACAAAATGTAGATGCTGCATTGATCAATATCGGAGGAATCCGTACCACCATTGGAAAGGGCGATATTTTACTGAAAAATGTATTTGAAGTAATGCCTTTCGAAAATGAGGTGGTTATTGTAAAAATGAAGGGAGCAGATTTACAGGGGCTTTTTGAGTATTATGCAAAAACGCAGGTCAACAACCCTGTTTCTCATTTATACATTGAAACAAAGAATGGACAGATCATTAAATCCTTAATCAACGGAAAGGAGGTAGATCCGGCTAAAGACTATTATGTTGCCACTTCAGACTATCTTGCACTGGGAGGAGACAATATGAAATTCTTTGCAAAAGGAGAATCAATCTCAACAGGAATTAAAATGAGAGATCTGTTTATCGATTATTTTAAGAAGACTCCTGAAGTTGTAGTAAATTCAGATGTTCGTTTAAATTTTATCGGGAAGAAGTAA
- a CDS encoding bifunctional metallophosphatase/5'-nucleotidase gives MDRKSFLKAIGGGSLAMALAPNMMMAEELKILDLKSANKLTILHTNDQHSRIEPFDASYTKNPNQGGFARRASLIQQIRNQESNVLLLDSGDIFQGTPYFNFFGGELEFKLMSMMKYDASTMGNHDFDNGLDGFLKVLPNAKFPFICSNYDFKNTVLDGKTSQYKIFNKNGIKVGIFGVGIQLDGLVGKKQYGETDYSNPIDVAQHYSNYLKKDQKCDLVICLSHIGYDYKDEPNKISDKILAASTENIDIILGGHTHTFLPEPQSYTNRQGKNVLVNQVGWAGLLLGRIDFYFDTNKNVQHISWNNQVIDSSIA, from the coding sequence ATGGATAGAAAAAGTTTTTTAAAAGCAATAGGAGGCGGATCTTTAGCAATGGCTTTAGCTCCCAATATGATGATGGCGGAAGAGTTGAAAATTCTTGACCTAAAATCCGCAAATAAACTGACTATTCTTCATACCAATGACCAGCATAGCAGAATAGAACCTTTCGATGCAAGCTATACAAAAAACCCTAACCAGGGAGGTTTTGCAAGAAGGGCTAGCTTAATTCAGCAGATCAGAAACCAGGAAAGCAATGTACTGCTTCTTGATTCAGGAGATATTTTTCAGGGAACTCCCTATTTCAATTTCTTTGGAGGAGAGCTGGAGTTCAAATTAATGTCCATGATGAAATATGATGCCTCTACCATGGGAAATCATGATTTTGATAATGGTCTTGATGGATTTTTAAAGGTACTTCCTAATGCAAAGTTTCCTTTTATCTGTTCCAATTATGATTTTAAAAATACTGTTCTTGACGGGAAAACTTCCCAGTATAAGATCTTCAACAAGAATGGAATCAAAGTAGGAATTTTCGGAGTGGGAATTCAACTGGACGGCCTTGTAGGTAAAAAACAGTATGGAGAAACCGATTATTCCAACCCTATTGATGTAGCACAGCATTATTCAAATTACCTGAAAAAAGATCAGAAATGTGATCTGGTGATTTGTCTTTCACATATTGGTTACGATTATAAAGATGAACCGAATAAAATAAGCGACAAAATTTTAGCGGCCAGTACAGAAAATATTGATATTATCCTGGGAGGCCATACTCATACATTTTTACCGGAACCTCAATCTTATACAAACAGACAGGGCAAAAATGTTCTTGTCAATCAGGTAGGATGGGCAGGTCTTCTTTTGGGTAGAATAGATTTTTATTTTGATACAAACAAAAACGTACAGCATATTTCCTGGAACAATCAGGTAATAGACAGCAGCATAGCATAA
- a CDS encoding isoleucyl-tRNA synthetase, whose amino-acid sequence MKKLSIISLGILASLQFTKAQVISSKKWADLFSYNKVLAMKEDNGKIIAATENGIFYYTISTGEITKLSKANGLHNVGITAFDYNPQTKTGLIGYENGSMDVITPQEIKYIVDIPIATGYNGNKKINHISITGNQAVISVGYGLSIFNLNNKEFGDSAFFLNGGVYQASNEATIFGNKVYSVTDTGLKSHQMNTTFPVYSTWTTEAPGAFKHIDSESELVYSSATAAYFYNNGTPTQLPTNFDNIHDIVVTSNNIIVTDNRVYTYGINGVSQNAVSLGEECNTAITAGGKIFGGTVLSGIKDESNNTFKPLGPYYNFAYNINLFDNNQLLVSTGARANNYNHPSIIPQEPGFYYFNGTDWIYPSFFNKSNPNRPVFVNVLDAIISPYNSNEVLFTNYTMLSHGVYKMKYNATSKDFELVKYYNLGAEPYYRRPVGLTTDTQNNLFVSFGFNDGNPSMGIYDKAADDFIIKKIVLASDGIQKAVFHENMLWTPLPRSNNFWVYDYKNATNLSDDTDYILGSANGFNSSGGILSVAFDKSGDAWIGTDGGLRIMPNAASEIKKPQPEVEPIVIEQNGLGEELFRESAILQIAVDEGNYKWVSIDGGGVYYLSADGQKTIKHFTKENSPLPTNSVTDIKVDKKTGKVYFVTYNGIVTYQGDVADVNSNFGDVVVYPNPVVYSNFKGKVTLKGLAEKTNIRIVDAAGNVVHSAVARGGYYEWDLNNQKGVRVASGMYFVLMTNEDGSDKATAKIGVVN is encoded by the coding sequence ATGAAAAAACTCTCTATAATTTCTCTTGGTATTTTAGCATCCCTGCAGTTTACAAAAGCTCAGGTCATTTCATCAAAAAAATGGGCAGATCTGTTTTCCTATAACAAAGTCTTAGCAATGAAAGAAGACAATGGGAAAATCATTGCAGCTACAGAAAACGGAATATTCTATTATACAATATCAACAGGAGAAATTACGAAGTTGTCCAAGGCCAATGGCCTGCATAATGTTGGAATAACAGCCTTCGATTATAACCCACAGACGAAAACAGGACTCATTGGGTATGAAAACGGCTCTATGGATGTTATCACTCCACAGGAAATCAAATATATTGTAGATATTCCTATTGCTACCGGCTATAACGGAAATAAAAAAATCAATCATATTTCCATAACAGGAAATCAGGCTGTCATTTCTGTAGGCTACGGACTTTCCATATTTAATCTGAATAATAAAGAATTCGGAGATTCTGCATTTTTCCTGAATGGAGGGGTTTATCAGGCAAGTAATGAAGCCACCATATTCGGGAATAAGGTATATTCAGTAACGGATACCGGATTGAAGAGCCATCAGATGAATACTACCTTCCCGGTATATTCCACATGGACAACGGAAGCTCCCGGAGCATTCAAGCATATAGATTCAGAATCTGAGCTGGTATATTCATCCGCTACAGCTGCCTATTTTTATAACAACGGTACTCCTACCCAGCTTCCTACAAACTTTGATAATATCCATGATATCGTTGTTACATCCAATAATATTATAGTTACTGATAACAGAGTATATACTTATGGCATTAACGGAGTATCACAAAATGCGGTGAGCCTTGGAGAGGAATGCAACACTGCTATAACAGCTGGTGGAAAAATCTTTGGAGGAACCGTATTATCAGGGATCAAAGATGAAAGTAACAATACTTTTAAGCCATTAGGCCCTTACTATAATTTTGCCTATAATATTAATCTTTTCGATAATAATCAACTCTTGGTTTCCACTGGTGCCAGAGCAAATAATTACAATCACCCGTCTATTATTCCGCAAGAACCAGGATTTTATTATTTCAACGGTACGGATTGGATCTATCCTTCTTTTTTCAACAAAAGTAATCCAAATCGTCCAGTCTTTGTCAACGTATTGGATGCTATTATAAGCCCTTATAACAGTAATGAAGTTCTCTTTACTAATTATACAATGTTGTCTCACGGAGTATATAAAATGAAATATAATGCTACAAGCAAAGATTTTGAGCTGGTAAAGTATTATAATCTTGGCGCTGAGCCTTACTACAGACGCCCAGTAGGATTGACTACAGATACTCAGAACAATCTTTTTGTTTCCTTCGGATTTAATGACGGAAATCCTTCCATGGGGATCTATGATAAAGCCGCAGATGATTTTATCATCAAGAAAATCGTTTTGGCCAGTGATGGTATACAAAAGGCCGTTTTCCATGAAAATATGTTATGGACTCCATTGCCGAGATCTAATAACTTTTGGGTATATGACTATAAAAATGCAACCAACCTTTCCGATGATACAGACTATATTCTTGGTTCTGCTAATGGATTTAACAGTTCAGGAGGAATCCTATCCGTAGCATTTGATAAGTCCGGAGATGCATGGATCGGTACAGATGGAGGCTTAAGAATTATGCCTAATGCTGCATCTGAAATAAAAAAACCACAGCCTGAAGTAGAACCTATAGTAATAGAACAAAACGGGCTGGGTGAAGAGCTTTTCAGAGAATCAGCTATTCTTCAGATTGCAGTAGATGAAGGAAATTACAAGTGGGTATCCATTGATGGTGGTGGTGTATATTATCTGTCTGCTGACGGCCAGAAAACCATAAAACATTTTACTAAAGAAAATTCACCTCTTCCTACAAACAGCGTTACAGATATAAAAGTTGATAAGAAAACCGGGAAAGTATATTTTGTAACGTATAATGGTATTGTAACCTATCAGGGGGACGTTGCTGATGTAAATTCCAATTTCGGGGATGTTGTGGTATATCCTAACCCTGTTGTATATTCCAATTTTAAAGGAAAAGTTACCCTTAAAGGCCTTGCTGAAAAAACGAATATAAGAATTGTAGATGCAGCAGGAAATGTTGTACATTCTGCAGTGGCAAGAGGAGGTTATTATGAATGGGATCTTAATAATCAGAAAGGAGTAAGAGTAGCATCAGGAATGTACTTTGTCCTGATGACCAATGAAGACGGGTCTGATAAAGCTACAGCCAAAATAGGAGTAGTCAATTAA
- the recO gene encoding DNA repair protein RecO produces the protein MNSQNGFLLSFIKYGENDAVLHCFTEEEGFQSYFLKGIYSKKNKKKALLQPLSQLNFSIHPPRGNGIPTVSKFELVKNNDIYTDIRVNTVIFFISDFLSHILKYEDKNIPIYAGIDHFINELTNRNYQAHLLFLLAVLKIQGVAPLLSDGKFLDPETGTFSLGISHQQFNEEISALWKEALCAENLYATKIHSSLRKDFLDSLLVYYHYHITDFKTPASLEIIQQIFE, from the coding sequence ATGAATTCACAAAACGGTTTTTTACTTTCGTTTATAAAATACGGAGAAAATGATGCTGTATTGCATTGTTTCACTGAAGAAGAGGGTTTTCAAAGCTATTTTCTGAAAGGAATTTATTCTAAAAAGAACAAAAAGAAAGCCCTGCTGCAGCCGCTGAGCCAGCTGAATTTTTCAATACATCCACCCCGTGGCAATGGTATACCAACCGTTTCAAAGTTTGAACTGGTAAAAAACAATGATATTTATACGGATATAAGAGTTAATACCGTCATTTTCTTTATTTCAGATTTTCTGAGCCATATTCTGAAATATGAGGATAAAAATATTCCGATCTATGCCGGTATTGATCACTTTATCAATGAACTGACGAACAGAAATTATCAGGCACATCTTCTTTTTTTACTGGCTGTTTTAAAAATTCAGGGGGTTGCTCCACTGTTGAGTGATGGTAAGTTTTTAGATCCGGAAACCGGCACTTTTTCTTTAGGAATCAGCCATCAGCAGTTCAATGAAGAAATTTCTGCATTATGGAAAGAGGCACTTTGTGCTGAAAACCTGTATGCTACAAAAATCCATTCCTCGTTAAGAAAAGATTTTCTGGACAGCCTTCTGGTGTACTATCATTATCATATTACGGATTTCAAAACACCTGCTTCACTGGAAATTATCCAGCAGATATTTGAATAG